CCACCCGGACAAGGTCCGTGAGACCGGCCCGGATGTCGGGCATCCGCGACGCGGATCTCCAATGCCCCTTCGTGGGAAAGTTGATCACATGGCGGCGGGGACCGAGCCGGGCGGAGTCGAAAACGTGCATCCGACCCAGCCGAACCTCGTTCGCTGCGCAGGCAGCCCGGTAGGCCGTGTAGTTCGCAGGGTAGGCGCGCTTGAACTCGAGCGCGATCCCCTTACCCATCACACCCACCGTGTTCACCGCATTGACCAACGCCTCGGCATCGGCCCTCAGTAGGTTGCCATGGCTGATGACGATCATTTCTGCACCCGCCTTCGTCGGCACCCGTAGTACCAGTCGGGTCTGACACAGACGTTCCCGCACCAGCGGTGGGACCTGCCCGGACCGGATCGGCTGTCAGTAGGCTGCCCAGTGCCGGCGAGGAGGGGAAAGCGATGCTCGGGCTCGAAGTGCCGCCCGCCGTCGAGGCGGAACGGGTCATCACGGCCGTCCTGGCCGACCTGCGCTCCGGCAACCACCGGGGCGTCGTGGTCGACTCCCCGCCCGGCGCCGGCAAGTCCACCCTCGTGGTCCGGGCCGCCGTCGAACTGGCCGCCGCCGGCGAACCGCTGATCATCGTCGCGCAGACCAACGAGCAGGTCGACGACCTGGTCGACCGGCTCGCCCGCAAGGCCCCCACGCTGACCATCGGCCGGCTCTCCGCCGCCGACTACCGCCCCTCCGACCGGGTCAAG
The Micromonospora sp. R77 DNA segment above includes these coding regions:
- a CDS encoding macro domain-containing protein, producing the protein MIVISHGNLLRADAEALVNAVNTVGVMGKGIALEFKRAYPANYTAYRAACAANEVRLGRMHVFDSARLGPRRHVINFPTKGHWRSASRMPDIRAGLTDLVRVVRERSISSVAVPALGCGNGGLAWDEVGPLIEQTFAEFPDIRVLLFPPLAGSPPA